Part of the Periplaneta americana isolate PAMFEO1 chromosome 4, P.americana_PAMFEO1_priV1, whole genome shotgun sequence genome is shown below.
TCAGGGGTGGCATCCCCCACGGGGGATTTAGCAACAATGTCTTTCTTATCATCTAGTGAAGGTAATGAAGCCGGAGAAGCTCGACCACCAcgcttctttttcttcctcttgacAGTGTCGAATTGTCCGTCGGGCTTCTCGAAGCCGGAAGTAATGACAGAACCCCCGTCTTCGTGGTGGGTGTCTGTTTCTGTGCTGGAGTCCTCCGACTCCTGTGGCTCTGGTTGCTGCTCGGCGCCTGACAGCTCTCCACTCACGAGGTTATCCAGGGAAGACGAGTGTTGGCGGCCGGTGCCACGCGCTCGCACTAGTCTCTTGCGTCTCTGTTCAGGGCTGGGCCTGCCCTCACTGTCACTGCCCACACTTCCACTGCCGTCGGAGTCCCTGTTGTTGTGGTCAGAGGCCGAGAACCCCATGAACCCGGTGAGGAAGTACTTCTCTAACCTCGACGACGCCAGCTCGGCCGGATCCACCGACCCGTCCTCGGCTCCCGCACCTTGGTCATCGCCCCCCGCCGTCTCGTCAGCGCCCAGAGACTCCAACCCTTCACTGTATATAGAACTACACGTGTCTGAAAACGAGTCCAGTTCGCGACCACCGCCCCCACCCGGAGGCGAGCCGAGGACGCCACCGCCGCCGAGGCCGTAGAAGAAGTACTTCTCGAGCTCTGAGGCGGAGGTGGGGCGGGTCTTCTTATCCTCGGGGGTGGCCTCCACCTCGCTCTCCTCGCAGCTCTCCTCCACGATGGTGTGGAGGGTGAAGTCGATGGCGGACCTGTGGTAGCCTCGCAGCTCCTCCTCTCTGTCCGACGCGTACGACGACGACGCCGTCGCTGACGACACGGCCGCCTCGTCGCCCGAGTCGGAGTCCTCCTCGGTGGGGGTGGTGGTGGCGAACTCCTCGTCTTCGCGGTTATCCAGCTCCTCCACCCACGAGTCGTCATCGGCGAGACCTTCCTCGAGACACACCACTGCCGACAACGTGTCACCCCCTGTCACCACTTTCACTTCTTCGCCCTTTTCTTTATGGGCCACTTCTTCCTTCTTGATGATCTGCGGCCGCGTCTTGGTGACCAGAGGCCGCTTGCACGACGGCGCGGTGCCCGACGTCTCCAGCGTGAGGGTGAAGTAGCCGGCCAGCCCTCCGGTGGTCTCCACGGGGGAGAcgtcgccgccgccgccgccatcTTCCTCCCAGTTGGTGTGCCTCACGATGACGTCAGCGCTGGGCACGAGCGTGGTGGTCTCGCTGGTGACGACGCTCACCACGGACTCCTGGTGCAGGTGGTTCTGCGTGATCATCACAAGACTCGTGTACCGGGGCTCCCCGCCGGGGGGCTCGCACGCGTCTCTCCCGCGCGCAGACTCGCTCACGACTAAACACGACACACCTTGCTGCTCCTCACCTGCGATACCAGCGCTGTCGGCGGCGCCGAGCGGAGTTGCTAACATAACGGGGTCACCGCCAGACCGGATCTCCCCCTCCAACACTTCGCCAACAATAACATCGCCGGCAACAATATCGTCGGCAACAGGTACTCCGCCGCTAACGGTCATTTCCCCCGCCTGCGGACTGCAGGCATCGCGATCTGCAGTATCGGTGCCATCACTCTGCGTCACGATGCCCTCATCACCAACTGATACAGTTGTCACTGCACTGTCCTCCAAGTCTTCACTAACACTTGCAGCTGTGGAAATCCGCTCATTGTTGTCTTCTGTAGGCGTATCTGCAGTGAATGTAACTGAATCGGCACACGACTGCTGCAGCTCTAACACGTGGCCAGTAACAGAATCACCGGGTGCGTCAACACTAGCATCACTATCACCGGCAGCACAAAAAACAGCTTCACTGTCCTCACTCACCACACCGTCACTGATCGCAACCGTCTGCCGCACACTCTTATTTTCATCTGAGGGCGGAATTTCTTCGATACAAGAGTCACCGGCAGCTGTGGTGGCGGGATCGATCGGGCCAGTATCCATGGAAACTGTAGAACAGTCTGGTTGCGGCGGAATTTCAACATGTGGACCGCCATCCTCGCTAGAACTTCCGCTGTTATCACGTGTAACAACTTCCTCGGAGCTTGAAGCAGTGTTAACGACCTCTTCGTGTCGATTCGTCTTGCACGTAAGGAGGGATTCATTCAACTCGGCGGCAGCCACGCCTTCTTCTTCCTCTCCGTCACAGGGTTCATCCACAAATACAGATTCTTCTACTTCTTCCAGCTCTTTATATTCATTGTGATTGAAACGGGAAGTAGATTCTTTAATAACAGAAAGCGCGCTTGTTGAAATTCCTGTCTCTATTTCATGCTCTGGCAGTTCTACTACAGACGAATCGCCCAGTTCGTCCATCGACATCTTATCCTGATATTCATGAATGTGAATGTCAACTATACACTCGTTTTCTGATAACTGAGGAGTACATTCCGAAATCTCTGATATTACAGGCTTATCAGTATCAACTTTGTACTCGTTATCAGTTAACGCTACAGGTAAATCAGCATTAGATTCGAGGTCATCCTGCGTGTTATTTAATTTCGAATCAGTCTGcatatttaatttctctaaatctGCGTTGTCTATGTGTGTATATTTAAGCAACACGACACTGGAGAATACGTCGTCGCAGTCTATTTGTAAAACAGATTCGTTCGCAGACGGTACAGGCTGTTCCAAAACCGCTGCCACATCACCTGTCTCACTATCACCTGACATTTCCGTTAGACTTATTACATCACCGGTCTCCCCTTCCTTCACAACGTCCCCCAAATTTTGTGAGCCCCTTTCTTTACGCTCTGATGCTATCATATCCGTGACGAGGTCTGGTACAGTCTCGGCCATAATTTCTGACACACTTGCTACTTCGTTCAGCTCATTTACAACTGatacagcagcagcaacaatttCAACACTTTCTGAATTCTCTTTACCTTCAGGCAACGATTCCGCAAACTCTGATTCAAGCACAGTCTTTAATTCTTCGTTGCAAACCCCGTGACTCAACACTGATTCACCTACAGGTATGTTCGATTCATTTTCTAGTATGTCAAGGCAAGAGTTAGATTGTTCGTTCCCCACTTTacccttctccttttcttcctcagGCACCTCATCTTCAGGAAGacttttaatttttgttaatctaacagtgatattaatatcttcttctcggttttcttctGACACTACCGCAATGTCTTCTTCAGACACATTTTTTGCCCTTGTAATTGATACGGTTGCACTAATACTCTCGTTTATTGCACTGTTTTCTTCGGGCACACTGTTCTCGCTGACGGTCTTTATTTTAATAAGACACACTGTTGTGGCATCACTGTCATCCTCAGGCACTTCAAATGTATCATCTATATCTAAATTCGTACTAGTACTTTCTTCTTCAGGCACTTTCACTACATCTAAATTATTCCCATCTGTAAGGCAAgtattattgtttccttcagaCACTAATACAACATCACCATCTTGAATTTTGATTTGTGTAAGACGTACTGTAGAAATATCAGGCACTTCAGCTTCCGAAGTTTCGTCAGGAACATTTATTGCACCATTTTCAGGAGAAGTCTTGTCAACACTTGCAAGGCACGGTGTAGAATCATCATTGCTCTCCTGCACCACAAGTTTTTCTTCAGGCACTACCACTGCATCGGCTTCAGAAGGGGTGTTTATAACTCTAACACTTTCTACTGCTTCACCATCCTCACGTTCGTTAATATATACAAGATTGTCTTCAGTCACACCCGCCGCGTTATCTTCAGATAAAACTTCTATTTTCGAGATATTATTGGTATCATCTGTAGTCTCTTTATACACTCCTTGCGTATCGCTATCTGACAAAAGAACGGAACTAGCTATGTCGTGTTTGCTTTCTTCATCAGACACTTCTAGTGGGCCAACTTCAGATACGATATCAATTGCACCATTTGTTTCGACCTCTTCGCCGTTGTCTCCAGGCACTTCCACTGCAATATCTTCATGTATCACTTTTATATTAGCGAGTGTTACTGTACTGTCAACTTCATTTGCGTCCTGCTTTTCTTCATTCACTTCAAATGTCTCTTCTTCatctaaatattttatatttgtaagaCACACAGTTACGGCCGTATCTTCATGTTCGTCTTCAGGAAGTTTGTTTTCAGAAATACTTTCCACCAATGTCGAGCACACCACATCATCTGAAGTATCTTCTTCGCGGTTTTCTTCGGGTACTCCCCCTGCCCCACTTGCTGAAGAGAGTTCTGTCTGTGTCCGATTCACATTATCAACAACGTCGCAATCTTTTTTCTGATTTTCTAATAAAGTCTCTATTTTTGTAACACATACTTCATCGCCAGGTTCTTCCTCAGGCACATGAGTTCTGTCACTTTCAGGCAACACTTTTATATTTAAGAGAGTTACTGTATCATTAAAATTCTCTTCACTTTTTTCTTCAGGCACCTCCACTATGTCACTCACAGCATTCGCAGAATTTTCTTCCTTGTGCTCTTCTTCAGGAACTTCTGATTCACCATCAGATATGTGTTTTACAATTACTTCACCAACAATATCATCCAAAGCATCTTTCTCGTTTTCTTCCTCAGGCACTTCTGCATTAATTTCAGCCTCAATCTTTATATTTGTGACAGAAATAATATCTTCCACACATGTCTCTGTAGAAACTTCATTTGTTTCATCTCCAGCTAGATATTCTAACTCGGTATGTTTCACTGTGCTGTTATTGTCACTGTTTTCTTCAGGCACTAATATGATGTCATCTTCTAACAAAGGCCTTAACTTCGAGAGGTTCACTGCATCTTCCGTAGATTTTTCAGGCACTTCTAATTTTTCACCGTCAGAAAAGTCCTTCGCAAGAGAGACTGTTTCGTCAGTTATTTCTTTGTCTTCTTCAGGTACTTCCACAGCGTCACTATCAGGTAAAAGTGCTGTTTTTGTAAGTGATGtatcagaattatttattttattttcaggcACTTTCACTGTGTCAATTTCAGACGGGAAATTTACATTTGTGAGTGTAACTGTATCCttagaataatttttatcttgTTTCTTTCCAGTCACTTTCACTGCAATACCATCAGGCAGTAGATTAATCTTGGAGAGTTTAAGTTTATCACCAAATTTCTTTCTATCGCGCTTCCTTCTCGGCACTTCAACTCTACCACAAACAGATTGGGGTTTTATCTTTGTGGGTGGAACTTTATCCTCAGACTTGTTTTCACTATGCTTCTTTTCAGGCACTTCCACTGTGTCACTTTCTGATAGGACTTTTATATTTGTGAGAGTAACTGTGTCATCAGGAGTGTTTGTATCATGTTTCTTTTCAGGCACTTCCACTGTATCACTTTCTTGTAGGACTTTTATATTTTTGAGAGTAACTGTGTCATGCTTCTTTTCAGGCACTTCCACTGTATCACTTTCTAATAGGACTTTTATATTTTTGAGAGTAACTGTGTCATCAGGAGTGTTTGTAACATGCTTCTTCTCAGGCACTTCCACTGTATCACTTTCTAGTAGGACTTTTATATTTTTGAGAGTAACTGTGTCATCAGGAGTGTTTGTATCATGTTTCTTTTCAGGCACTTCCACTGTATCACTTTCTGGTAGCACTTTTATATTTTTAAGAGTAACTGTGTCATGTTTCTTTTCAGGCACTTCCACTGTATCACTTTCTGATAGGACTTTTATATTTTTGAGAGTAACTGTGTCATCAGGAGTGTTTGTAACATGCTTCTTTTCAGGCAATTCCACTGTATCACTTTCTGGtaggaattttatatttttgagagTAACTGTGTCATCGGGAGTGTTTGTATCTTGCTTCTTTTCAGGCACTTCCACTGTATCACTTTCTggtatgaattttatatttttgagagTAACTGTGCCCTCAAAAGCGTTTGTATCATGCTTCTTTTCAGGCACTTCCACTATGTCACTTTCTGGtaggaattttatatttttgagagTAACAGTGTCCTCAGGAGTGTTTGTATCACGTTTCTTTTCAGGCACTTCCACTGTAACACTTTCTGGTAggaattttatatttgttaaagtaaCCGTGTCCTCTGGAATGTTTCTGTCGTGCTTCTTTCCAGGCACTTCCACTATTTCACTTTCTGGTAGGAATTTTATATTTGTGAGAGTAATTGTGTCCTCAGAAGCGTTTCTATCGTGTTTCGTTTCTTGTACTTCCACTGCCCCACTTTCTGAAAGAAACTTTACCTTTGTGAGACGGACTCTATCCTCAAAGCTGTTTTCATCGCGTCGTTTTTCAGGATCTTCCACTGTGTCACTTTCTGATAGCAATTTTGTCCTCGTGAGTGTAACCGTGACCTCAGAACTGTTCTTAACGGGTTTCTTTTTGGACACTTCCACTGTGTTGCCTTCTCCTTGAATTTTTATCTTAGTGGGTGTAACTGCATCCTTCGAATTCTTCTTATGCTTCTTTTCAGGCACTTTCAATGCGGTTGTATCaggttgaatttttatatttgtgaatgAAACTTCAATATCTTCATGGTGTATCTTTTCAGGCAAATGTATTGTGTCAGTATCTGCCACAGATGTTATCTTCGACAGACAGACTGTTCCCTCAGAATCATTTTTATCGTATTTATTTTCAGGCACGTCCACTGTTTCACTTTCAGATATAAATTTGACCTTGGTAAGTAAAACTGTATTCTCAGAAATGTTTTTATCGCCTTTCTCTTCAGCCACTTCCACTGTATCACTGTCAGGTAGAAGCTTTATCTTTGTTAGCGAAACTGTATCACTTGAATCGTTTTTATTGAACTTGTCACTCACTTCAACAGTATCGTTATCTGGTATGAGTTTTATGTTTGTAAGGCACACTGCACTTTCCGTATCGCTGTCATCGGGGGTGCTACGCCCCTCGTCGTCACTGCAGCTGTTCACGACGAACACTGTGGAGAAATGCTGTCCGTCGGGGTCGTCTTCGTCGGTATCGGAGCTGCAGCGTGACGAAGAGCTGTCATCCAGTTGGTCGTCGTCACTACCTGCAACAATGGGCGTGGTGAGGGTGGCAGACATATCCACCGAGTCGCAACCGTCTTCTTTCTCCTCACCTTTCTCCTCGTCGTCCTCATCCTCGTCACTAGTGTTGGTAATGATGTCATCAATGACGTCACCTTCGTTTTGCTTGTATTCTTGATCCTTTGTTGCGGTCAAGTCGGTGTTTGTGTTGGTATCTGTGTCAGCGTCGCCATCTTGCGGCGTGAAGTAGTAAGTTCGCTTCACGGGCGAGCTGGTCACGCTGTCTTCGTTGGAGTCGCTGTTTGATGACAGAGAGGAGAATGATGATAGTCTCTCGCGTGGCAAATGGGCCAGATCGTCGGATATCTCTGATACCACTGCGGCAGGGGTGGTTGTGGGGGTCGTGTCCGCCGCTGTAGGAGTGTCGGCAACTGGTTTAGACTTCTTCTTGCGACCTCTTTTCTTGGACTTCCTGTTCTTGGCGTTGTTGGTAGAGACGGTGTGTGTTACTGCTTCTCCCGAACTTTCTATAATCAATCCTTCGGTTAAAGTTGATGTGTTTTCACTTTCGTTTTCGTCGTTCAATTGTTTGAACGTCACCAACACGATCCCGCCGTCGTCTTGCAGTACGCTCTTGGTTTTATCGGTTATGGCAACTGCGGTGACGTCATCGGCACGTGGCGGCGGGGGCTCCAACATGGTCTTGTCGCCGTCTCGCTTCTGCTTGCGCTGCTTCGGCTTGGGCTTGCGTTTGGGGCCCGGCTTCGCGGCGCTCCTCTTGTTCTCCGCGCACTGGCCGGCCGCAGGTGAGGCCGCTATCTGCTCCGGCGCGATAACGGCTCCCACGCTGATAACGGGCGCCTCCACGTTGACGAACCCCGCCGCGCAGTAGGGGGACAGCGCTGGCCAGCTGCACCACGGTCCCACCACCACGTGCGGCCGCTGGTAGCTGCGTATTCGGATCCTGACGCCGGCGCCGGGCGTCTGGGCGGAGGGCGACGCCGCCCCCCCGTCCGGGTAGACGATATCGGCGACGCTGACCGCGTCCGAGACCTGCGGCGTCGGCCAGAGGGACGCGGGTACGGGCACCGGGATGGGCACCGGTACGGGGATCGGCACGGGGACCGGTACCGGCACGGTGGCGGGGGCGTCCGTGGAACCGCACGTCTCGCAAGAGCCCCTAGTCAGCGGGGTGGCCGACACATCTCTGCCGCTCGCCGCTCCGCACTGGTGCCGGCTTGCACTCCTCGCGCTCGCCGTGTCCTCCCCACCTGGCGGCCGGTTCGACAACTCCTCTCCTCCGCCGCCTCCCCGCGGCTGGCAGCCATAGTAGTAGAAGTGATCCGAAAACGTGATCTCCTCCAGACTCCTCTCTCCACTCGACCTTAACGAATCGCCACGTGTGAAATATTGGCGCTGTTGTCGGAACATGGATGGCGGAGGCCTTGACCCCTGGTCTTGCGCACAGGACCTCGATCTCGCATCAACATTTACCCCCAGATAACTACCCCCGAGATCATCCAGGACCGGAGAATCCGCGGCTACCGGGGACCTTCGACGTCTCAGGAACCCGCCGCCGTCCGACGAAGACGCAGGGGAAGGCACCTCTCTCCTCGAAGTGACGTCATCAGCGTTGTACAGCAGCCGCTTCCTGCACGAAGGCGAGTCGAACCCGGAACTCTTCAAGAAAGACTGCTGCTCGTCGGAGGACTCGCCCTTGCTCCAGGACCAGTCCCTGAGCACGGGCCGCACGACCGAAGAACTCTCAAAATAATCCCAGTCGCACTCAAAACCGGAAGTGACGCCGCCGCCGACGGAAGACGTGGAAGAGCTGTCCTCGTCAGCagcgtcgtcatcgtcgtcggaGTCGTGGGAGCCCTTGgacgaggagtccgagctgatgAAAACGAGCTTGTAGTCGTCTCCCTCGGGCTGAAGGATCCTGGCGGACTCCAGCAGGTTGCAAGGGTACAGCAGGTCCTGCTGGGTGGACGCCTCGGCAGGGGGGTCCGACACCACGCGTCGTGACACCTCCGTCACGCGGAGGCTCTCAGTGACTCGCGTACTCCGGCGGGCCCGCGTCCACAGCTCTCCTTTAGCAACAACGACCCGAACACTCAAAAAACAGCTGTTGCTGAGTCCTTTGTTAGTTGGGAAGTGTATTAGTTTGCGATCTACGGAGGTGTTAGAGCTCCTACACTACACCCACAAGCAAGAGAAACCGGCCAGCCGGCACTTTCACGCCGCCAATGCATGCATCTGTGcaattattcatgttaaattgcAGTTCTGTATCAGCACAGGCCTACTGGTTCCGTAAGCAGACTTAAAAGGCAAGAAAACCGCGAACGTGTTACAATTATATTTGATATCCATACTGCACAACCACTAGGCAAATCAGGGCGTTGAAACAAGGTTTCAAATCTACTTAGAAGCACTGTTGTTCGAATGTAACCAATCCGCCTACGACTTAGCACCATTACTTGCATGAAAAGTACAGCCGTTACAGTTCACTGGCTAGCATAAGGAAGATGGTAAGCATTCTGTTATGTACACAAAGAAGTTCTGTCACCAAGGCTTAATAGATAAAGGCATCAAGATTAGTTTATTTACAAAAGATATATACACAGAACAGAAGTATTCTAATCTCTGCTACATCACCAACTAAATCAACCAAATTATTTCTACTAATATATAGGTCTTGCGACCATATTTCTTATCAGTTGAAgcatatttcattaaaaatacaagGATAAAATATAATGTGCACTAAATTGACGTAACAAAGGGCATCAAAGAAAAGGGTACAGTCAATTTATTGAAGTCGGAAATGATTTcgtttaaattcattttaagagGCTGTGGTagggtataccttattttagtAGTCTActgttcattttattaatatttaaggaaaatTATCTCAGAAACTctgaacaataaaaatatacattatttctAACGACAATAATTACTCTGAACAATGAGAACATATTCCTAACATCCTATCGGAACAATTATTAAGATATGCTTCTAACGACGATAATTATTCtgaacaaacacaatacaatattcTAATGGTAATTACTCCGAACATTTAGCATATATTTATAACGGCGATAATTATTCTGAACAATCAAATACAATATTCTAATGGTAATTACTTCGAACATTTAGCATATATTTATAACGGCGATAATTATTCTGAACAATCAAATACAATATTCTAATGGTAATTACTTCGAACATTTAGCATATATTTATAACGGCGATAATTATTCTGAACAATCAAATACAATATTCTAATGGTAATTACTTCGAACATTTAGCATATATTTATAACGGCGATAATTATTCTGAACAATCAAATACAATATTCTAATGGTAATTACTTCGAACATTTAGCATATATTTATAAAGGCGATAATTATTCTGCACAATCGCGATACAATATTCTAATGGTAATTACTCCGAACATTTAGCATATATTTATAACGGCGATAATTATTCTGAACAATCAAATACAATATTCTAATGGTAATTACTTCGAACATTTAGCATATATTTATAAAGGCGATAATTATTCTGCACAATCACAATACAATATTCTAATGGTAATTACTTCGAACATTTAGCATATATTTATAAAGGCGATAATTATTCTGCACAATCGCGATACAATATTCTAATGGTAATTACTCCGAACATTTAGCATATATTTATAACGGCGATAATTATTCTGAACAATCACAATACAATATTCTAATGGTAATTACTTCGAACATTTAGCATATATTTATAACGGCGATAATTATTCTGAACAATCACAATACAATATTCTAATGGTAATTACTTCGAACATTTAGCATATATTTATAACGGCGATAATTATTCTGAACAATCACAATATAACTCTGATGAGAATAATTATTGTGAACATTTAGGATAGTTCATAATAgcgataattgaagcgtcggctggaacaacgtagtaagttacaaaattttcattcggcgtgtttccgtgtaataatgttgtatgtcatgttaccttgctatactctttggcttgcaactgtgcatcaatgcagtacgtgaaatttgtccactcaaaagtttgctaccctcataagaacaacgtgtacgtg
Proteins encoded:
- the LOC138698483 gene encoding uncharacterized protein isoform X2 yields the protein MCEVPRGSGGVPSLTRSAPDLPQLTDREQQLIMEVLQRDEQLRRQDHIRVMRLKAELQALRRKGALRTGQGWGPEETSPGGRACARCRAELGRIMNRGAFCRACRLRVCKACREYSVRSTDWVCSVCHKHMEIQAATGEWMNEYVRRPSRRRDNRVYVPAADLIKRSIRRSWTISNPSPRWSALRGSAELRAYSSLPRHHDCSYPILNHPRHPSPPPPPGDPDNNENLSPLTNSLISPLPTQQPSQSQNQFEAGEKPPFQEQLPPSFRERVHTSPLPMMARQRRYSPSRDSIGGERGRGLLNRTAKSESDHDYRTPASSVSLVDRGVHDGYSSSPTSRRRELFKQPKFGDGVYPRSPEIVIRSKRYSDIRQSFSDDSSPTPVRNVFGRDEKRKSVIEEDVVEGPILSDEQKRKSVMGQERKGSAEQAQEKRTVSVADIESVNLSSSDHGSLISPMPMICRTDSAPVKPQRRHPLIRSSEQRAILSRETRSLSTSGHPDLYHSGSVAFEYSGNSDSGGEIMATPPMHSRRFGGMSRAGKQSDDGPLEGSPGPGGSSPASVRASSGDDVTDAEPLFRKVTIKKRRQETRRLVDGSELWTRARRSTRVTESLRVTEVSRRVVSDPPAEASTQQDLLYPCNLLESARILQPEGDDYKLVFISSDSSSKGSHDSDDDDDAADEDSSSTSSVGGGVTSGFECDWDYFESSSVVRPVLRDWSWSKGESSDEQQSFLKSSGFDSPSCRKRLLYNADDVTSRREVPSPASSSDGGGFLRRRRSPVAADSPVLDDLGGSYLGVNVDARSRSCAQDQGSRPPPSMFRQQRQYFTRGDSLRSSGERSLEEITFSDHFYYYGCQPRGGGGGEELSNRPPGGEDTASARSASRHQCGAASGRDVSATPLTRGSCETCGSTDAPATVPVPVPVPIPVPVPIPVPVPASLWPTPQVSDAVSVADIVYPDGGAASPSAQTPGAGVRIRIRSYQRPHVVVGPWCSWPALSPYCAAGFVNVEAPVISVGAVIAPEQIAASPAAGQCAENKRSAAKPGPKRKPKPKQRKQKRDGDKTMLEPPPPRADDVTAVAITDKTKSVLQDDGGIVLVTFKQLNDENESENTSTLTEGLIIESSGEAVTHTVSTNNAKNRKSKKRGRKKKSKPVADTPTAADTTPTTTPAAVVSEISDDLAHLPRERLSSFSSLSSNSDSNEDSVTSSPVKRTYYFTPQDGDADTDTNTNTDLTATKDQEYKQNEGDVIDDIITNTSDEDEDDEEKGEEKEDGCDSVDMSATLTTPIVAGSDDDQLDDSSSSRCSSDTDEDDPDGQHFSTVFVVNSCSDDEGRSTPDDSDTESAVCLTNIKLIPDNDTVEVSDKFNKNDSSDTVSLTKIKLLPDSDTVEVAEEKGDKNISENTVLLTKVKFISESETVDVPENKYDKNDSEGTVCLSKITSVADTDTIHLPEKIHHEDIEVSFTNIKIQPDTTALKVPEKKHKKNSKDAVTPTKIKIQGEGNTVEVSKKKPVKNSSEVTVTLTRTKLLSESDTVEDPEKRRDENSFEDRVRLTKVKFLSESGAVEVQETKHDRNASEDTITLTNIKFLPESEIVEVPGKKHDRNIPEDTVTLTNIKFLPESVTVEVPEKKRDTNTPEDTVTLKNIKFLPESDIVEVPEKKHDTNAFEGTVTLKNIKFIPESDTVEVPEKKQDTNTPDDTVTLKNIKFLPESDTVELPEKKHVTNTPDDTVTLKNIKVLSESDTVEVPEKKHDTVTLKNIKVLPESDTVEVPEKKHDTNTPDDTVTLKNIKVLLESDTVEVPEKKHVTNTPDDTVTLKNIKVLLESDTVEVPEKKHDTVTLKNIKVLQESDTVEVPEKKHDTNTPDDTVTLTNIKVLSESDTVEVPEKKHSENKSEDKVPPTKIKPQSVCGRVEVPRRKRDRKKFGDKLKLSKINLLPDGIAVKVTGKKQDKNYSKDTVTLTNVNFPSEIDTVKVPENKINNSDTSLTKTALLPDSDAVEVPEEDKEITDETVSLAKDFSDGEKLEVPEKSTEDAVNLSKLRPLLEDDIILVPEENSDNNSTVKHTELEYLAGDETNEVSTETCVEDIISVTNIKIEAEINAEVPEEENEKDALDDIVGEVIVKHISDGESEVPEEEHKEENSANAVSDIVEVPEEKSEENFNDTVTLLNIKVLPESDRTHVPEEEPGDEVCVTKIETLLENQKKDCDVVDNVNRTQTELSSASGAGGVPEENREEDTSDDVVCSTLVESISENKLPEDEHEDTAVTVCLTNIKYLDEEETFEVNEEKQDANEVDSTVTLANIKVIHEDIAVEVPGDNGEEVETNGAIDIVSEVGPLEVSDEESKHDIASSVLLSDSDTQGVYKETTDDTNNISKIEVLSEDNAAGVTEDNLVYINEREDGEAVESVRVINTPSEADAVVVPEEKLVVQESNDDSTPCLASVDKTSPENGAINVPDETSEAEVPDISTVRLTQIKIQDGDVVLVSEGNNNTCLTDGNNLDVVKVPEEESTSTNLDIDDTFEVPEDDSDATTVCLIKIKTVSENSVPEENSAINESISATVSITRAKNVSEEDIAVVSEENREEDINITVRLTKIKSLPEDEVPEEEKEKGKVGNEQSNSCLDILENESNIPVGESVLSHGVCNEELKTVLESEFAESLPEGKENSESVEIVAAAVSVVNELNEVASVSEIMAETVPDLVTDMIASERKERGSQNLGDVVKEGETGDVISLTEMSGDSETGDVAAVLEQPVPSANESVLQIDCDDVFSSVVLLKYTHIDNADLEKLNMQTDSKLNNTQDDLESNADLPVALTDNEYKVDTDKPVISEISECTPQLSENECIVDIHIHEYQDKMSMDELGDSSVVELPEHEIETGISTSALSVIKESTSRFNHNEYKELEEVEESVFVDEPCDGEEEEGVAAAELNESLLTCKTNRHEEVVNTASSSEEVVTRDNSGSSSEDGGPHVEIPPQPDCSTVSMDTGPIDPATTAAGDSCIEEIPPSDENKSVRQTVAISDGVVSEDSEAVFCAAGDSDASVDAPGDSVTGHVLELQQSCADSVTFTADTPTEDNNERISTAASVSEDLEDSAVTTVSVGDEGIVTQSDGTDTADRDACSPQAGEMTVSGGVPVADDIVAGDVIVGEVLEGEIRSGGDPVMLATPLGAADSAGIAGEEQQGVSCLVVSESARGRDACEPPGGEPRYTSLVMITQNHLHQESVVSVVTSETTTLVPSADVIVRHTNWEEDGGGGGDVSPVETTGGLAGYFTLTLETSGTAPSCKRPLVTKTRPQIIKKEEVAHKEKGEEVKVVTGGDTLSAVVCLEEGLADDDSWVEELDNREDEEFATTTPTEEDSDSGDEAAVSSATASSSYASDREEELRGYHRSAIDFTLHTIVEESCEESEVEATPEDKKTRPTSASELEKYFFYGLGGGGVLGSPPGGGGGRELDSFSDTCSSIYSEGLESLGADETAGGDDQGAGAEDGSVDPAELASSRLEKYFLTGFMGFSASDHNNRDSDGSGSVGSDSEGRPSPEQRRKRLVRARGTGRQHSSSLDNLVSGELSGAEQQPEPQESEDSSTETDTHHEDGGSVITSGFEKPDGQFDTVKRKKKKRGGRASPASLPSLDDKKDIVAKSPVGDATPDKILASSEELSALGMSLDDSSTTDDEEGCKTPQPEFLLMPSSELSASRNKQQSRDSGFIGSCDDLLKDQRTSSDSSSSSNNNDSPSIAPPQKSKQTSATSNMEEHKKRIGETTAVCGGLPVVEEGAGDHSKASHMIPTSNPPATALTRKDSFNNWSSDEETNLMMSKMRAFFKTMVAASSSSTGQVPQKTPQASPATRQRGTKPPQLVYFENELTRLMKTVPGIRDEQVREIVEYLSSEDTWSDSYDSSDYTSSDLEGAGAKTELQEQISASCQQIINKFDTSIEDDDDDEDKTSAGVGLNRDTAFVYQRLVASFSKMADNPTAGGGPQNGSHSPSSDSTPYSSPPLIAKVMHHIGSRLVALMHEVSGGEGMGAATSSPKVRYHHPHRRLQAKLSAASTTTDDDSHTDTEQGGTELPGLPRSKSHDLLLEPGGRPGAASSMELATSEASDYERFSWRGSFESALMAADSRTKLSLLQDSSNAASTAAKRRSAGDLLFAGKSVSREQLLDRVRSCGSIGGSVEDKIWNARRRRSSVPDANTCHAGSGTSADGDDDDDTDDDDTDVRSTTLPRSLQTSCSAGTNSLPRLPTCTTASPAPSILSAAGSMYKSHSVQHFGQGHVKSARYRPPGFNRTAPPKRAVSAPGLQPQHPTRGGRGEGGRRSRLQSNPSTPTPTQVSDDASISEEIPPVVLPTHSKSASPSPIVGAGGRKGPGSVSSGEWPPSPDEDIDRMVAIHLQRSSLSSLGQRSDSLASVYSGARYGTVAVKGEVEFGLEYNYKAGALEIHVKQCRDLAPIDTKRNRSDPYVKVYLLPDKSKSGKRKTKVKKHTLNPVFDETLKFQMTLHGLETRTLWLTVWHSDMFGRNDFLGEVMMGLENKVFDDPSPHWYPLQERTEPFDDLLSYKGDLIIGLKFVPPDVTSAVQKKGKRSSRGSLNVLVKEAKNLTAVKANGTSDPFCKSYLLPDKGRSSKQKTPVLKRTCNPVWNYTFMYEDVSLQELSERSLELTVWDHDRLGSNEFLGGLRFNLGTGKHYGKAVDWMDATGKEVTLWQQMLERPNFWVEGCLTLRPSLEHRNSS